The following are encoded in a window of Tessaracoccus flavescens genomic DNA:
- a CDS encoding nuclease-related domain-containing protein: MNEVPTEPAPDKRMKLRYAGSCRLCGTELPARIEAVYERATKTVRCVECPAGDAAPVEAVNDTEPRNSPVPTSNPDGDGTLKSVAGASARREYERRRLKDEQGVRERWGRLAPVALFLRDEKQTTAAWDRGAVGEEALGASLDKLESESWRTLHDRLMPQSRANIDHLVITPSGVWVIDAKRYKGRPELKIEGGILRPVTKRLVIARRDGTRLVDGVKRQVAAVRGVVGESVPVVGVLCFIDADWPLIGGAIQIDGVHALWPKATRAMMLKASSCDVDVAEVHRLLAHAFPRA; the protein is encoded by the coding sequence ATGAACGAAGTCCCGACCGAGCCGGCGCCTGACAAGCGCATGAAGTTGCGCTACGCGGGGTCCTGTCGGCTGTGCGGCACAGAGCTTCCGGCACGGATCGAAGCCGTGTATGAGCGCGCCACCAAGACGGTGCGTTGCGTGGAGTGCCCGGCCGGCGACGCGGCTCCCGTCGAGGCAGTCAATGACACGGAGCCACGCAACTCTCCCGTGCCGACATCGAATCCCGATGGCGATGGCACCCTCAAGAGCGTCGCGGGCGCCTCAGCGCGTCGGGAGTACGAGAGGCGCCGGCTGAAGGATGAGCAGGGCGTCCGCGAGAGGTGGGGGCGCCTCGCCCCCGTCGCACTCTTTCTCCGGGACGAGAAGCAGACCACAGCTGCCTGGGATCGGGGTGCAGTCGGTGAGGAGGCGCTCGGCGCATCGCTCGACAAGTTGGAAAGCGAGTCGTGGCGCACACTTCACGACCGACTGATGCCGCAGAGCAGAGCGAACATCGACCATCTGGTCATCACACCCTCCGGGGTCTGGGTGATTGACGCCAAGCGCTACAAGGGCAGACCCGAACTCAAGATCGAGGGCGGAATCCTGCGGCCCGTCACGAAACGACTCGTGATCGCGCGACGAGATGGAACCCGTCTGGTGGACGGCGTGAAGCGTCAGGTCGCTGCCGTCCGTGGCGTGGTGGGCGAGAGCGTTCCCGTTGTCGGAGTGCTGTGCTTCATCGACGCGGACTGGCCCCTGATCGGCGGCGCGATTCAGATTGACGGTGTCCACGCCCTGTGGCCGAAGGCGACGAGGGCGATGATGCTCAAGGCGTCGTCGTGCGATGTGGATGTCGCAGAGGTCCACCGACTTCTCGCGCACGCGTTCCCGCGGGCCTGA
- a CDS encoding LacI family DNA-binding transcriptional regulator yields MSNVLNFPDRVRPETRARVMEAIERSGYRPSAAARALRNQKSMALGLRLSQHRNGISGTIVDGFMHALVKRADQRGYRIVLFPASTNDEEVDKLVGLRRSLAIDACILTDTWYGDSRPADLQREGVAFASFGRPWDGDDHGRWVDVDGRFGAMEAAGYLRGLGHDRIGFIGWDDGSPVGRDRREGWAEALDLSDADADLLTVEGEDSVLGGAEAMAALLERGADAAVCASDSLSLGAFTEARRHNRRGVSLVGFDDTPISRTLGLTSVRQPVDEAARVVLDMVLAQLAEPETQFSGVLVQPDLVTHEPPDFLTD; encoded by the coding sequence GTGTCCAACGTTCTGAACTTCCCCGACCGCGTCCGCCCCGAGACCCGTGCCCGCGTGATGGAGGCCATCGAGCGCTCCGGTTACCGACCTTCCGCCGCAGCACGGGCGCTGCGCAACCAGAAGTCGATGGCGCTCGGTCTGAGGCTGAGCCAGCACCGCAACGGCATCTCCGGGACCATCGTCGACGGCTTCATGCATGCGCTGGTCAAGCGGGCCGACCAGCGTGGGTACCGGATCGTCCTCTTCCCCGCCTCCACCAATGACGAGGAGGTCGACAAGCTCGTCGGGCTGCGCCGCAGCCTCGCCATCGACGCCTGCATCCTCACCGACACCTGGTACGGCGATTCACGCCCGGCCGACCTGCAGAGGGAGGGAGTCGCCTTCGCGTCCTTCGGACGGCCCTGGGACGGCGACGACCACGGCCGTTGGGTCGACGTCGACGGTCGTTTCGGCGCGATGGAGGCCGCGGGATACCTGCGTGGCCTCGGCCACGACCGGATCGGGTTCATCGGCTGGGACGACGGATCGCCCGTCGGCAGGGACCGTCGCGAGGGCTGGGCGGAGGCTCTGGACCTGAGCGATGCCGATGCGGACCTCCTCACGGTGGAGGGCGAGGACTCGGTCCTCGGGGGTGCAGAGGCGATGGCGGCGCTGCTCGAGCGCGGGGCAGACGCGGCGGTCTGCGCGAGCGACTCGTTGTCGCTCGGCGCGTTCACCGAGGCGCGCAGACACAATCGCAGGGGAGTCAGCCTGGTCGGCTTCGACGACACCCCGATCTCGCGCACCCTCGGCCTGACCTCGGTGCGGCAGCCGGTCGACGAGGCGGCGCGCGTCGTGCTCGACATGGTGCTGGCCCAACTCGCCGAACCCGAGACGCAGTTCTCGGGCGTGCTGGTCCAGCCGGACCTCGTCACCCACGAGCCGCCCGACTTCCTGACCGACTGA
- a CDS encoding FUSC family protein codes for MTDGNRRISWSATRRSLHRASLRAFDLSERTARAGWRSQRLRVSRWRSRLFMIVQISIAAGVSWGFAHYVLKHPSPFLATVAAIICLGFSFGQRLWRVVEVAVGVTVGVFIGDVFVHFFGTGVWQIMLVIGIAMSVTTWLGARTLMVTQSAVQAATVLTVFPGVDQGISRWQDALVGCTVALLFATVAPTSPINRPRMLAAKVLQEAAGTVRAIVAAVRAQDLDETEQILERARATESELSRLLTASNEGMAVVRTSPFLRRHRESVLEVSDFVVPLDRFIRNLRVLARRATIATYRHETVPEPLLGLLGELAQAIDDCSSELFARRRPDSQLPRLHELAARTSSVGMEASLSSMVLLAQVRSMLVDLMELCGEEYTDARDSVPDMD; via the coding sequence ATGACTGATGGGAACCGTCGCATCTCGTGGTCGGCCACGAGGCGTTCGCTGCACCGGGCCTCGCTCCGTGCCTTCGACCTGTCGGAACGCACCGCACGGGCGGGCTGGCGTTCCCAGCGGCTGCGGGTCAGCAGGTGGCGTTCCCGCCTGTTCATGATCGTCCAGATCTCCATCGCCGCAGGCGTTTCCTGGGGCTTCGCCCACTACGTGCTGAAGCACCCTTCACCCTTCCTCGCGACGGTGGCCGCCATCATCTGCCTTGGCTTCTCGTTCGGGCAACGCCTGTGGCGGGTGGTCGAGGTCGCCGTCGGGGTCACGGTCGGCGTGTTCATCGGCGATGTCTTCGTGCACTTCTTCGGCACCGGGGTGTGGCAGATCATGCTGGTGATCGGCATCGCCATGTCGGTGACCACCTGGCTCGGCGCGAGGACCCTCATGGTCACGCAGTCCGCCGTCCAGGCCGCGACAGTGCTCACGGTCTTCCCCGGTGTCGACCAGGGCATCTCCCGCTGGCAGGACGCCCTTGTCGGGTGCACCGTCGCCCTGCTCTTCGCGACCGTCGCGCCGACCTCGCCGATCAACCGGCCGAGGATGCTCGCTGCCAAGGTCCTGCAGGAGGCTGCGGGCACCGTCAGGGCGATCGTCGCGGCGGTCAGGGCACAGGACCTCGACGAGACCGAGCAGATCCTCGAGCGGGCCCGCGCCACCGAGTCCGAGCTGTCGCGGCTGCTCACGGCATCGAACGAGGGAATGGCCGTCGTGCGCACGTCCCCCTTCCTGCGCCGCCACCGCGAGTCGGTCCTGGAGGTCTCCGACTTCGTGGTTCCGCTCGACCGCTTCATCCGCAACCTGCGGGTGCTGGCCCGCCGGGCCACGATCGCGACCTACCGGCACGAAACGGTCCCCGAGCCGTTGCTCGGACTGCTGGGCGAACTGGCCCAGGCCATCGACGACTGCTCGAGCGAGCTGTTCGCCCGCCGCCGGCCCGACTCGCAACTGCCGCGGCTGCATGAACTGGCCGCGCGGACCTCGAGCGTCGGCATGGAGGCCAGCCTGTCGTCGATGGTGCTGCTCGCTCAGGTGCGTTCGATGCTGGTCGACCTGATGGAGCTGTGCGGTGAGGAGTACACCGACGCCCGCGACAGCGTCCCCGACATGGACTGA
- a CDS encoding ABC transporter substrate-binding protein: protein MRRTRSWVGIVLALVTTLTLAACTRPTPPDVDAGRELNVGATAEPDGLDPITVSGAGTSFVLLYNVYETLVKIDSEGAIRPLLATDWTISDDRLTYTFTLESRARFASGAPVNADAVVKSFDRARGEGATDQIRAQWAAVESVEATGDHTVEVKLSTPSNMWLYNITGPAGLISDPTATGDLNATPAGSGPYKFKRWDQGSLVQLEANSGYWGTPARFSPVNFRFYTDPNTMTTAMLSGQLDIISNLTTPQAIDQFSDTSKYTIHEGTTQGEVVLGFNHATPALADLLVRQAINHAIDREALVKSAWGGKGQLIGSMVPPTDPWYEDLSQAYPFDQAKAKQLLSEAGKASGLNLRLRVPNLPYATASARVIAAQLAEVGITAKVEELEFPTWLDQVYAKHDYDMTIVAHVEPRDIVAFGVEGNYWGFNNPEFNALLASADEGTQEEQVSDLKAAARLLSDQAAADWLFLLPNIIVTTPEISGVQENATSLSFDLTTLAARS, encoded by the coding sequence ATGCGCCGAACCCGATCCTGGGTGGGCATCGTCCTGGCCCTCGTGACCACTCTGACGCTTGCCGCCTGCACCCGGCCGACGCCACCCGACGTGGACGCCGGGCGAGAGCTCAACGTCGGCGCCACGGCGGAGCCCGACGGCCTGGATCCGATCACCGTCTCGGGAGCCGGCACGTCGTTCGTGCTGCTGTACAACGTGTACGAGACGCTCGTGAAGATCGACAGCGAAGGCGCCATCCGCCCACTGCTCGCGACTGACTGGACCATCTCGGACGACCGCCTGACCTACACCTTCACGCTTGAGTCGCGCGCCCGCTTCGCCTCCGGAGCCCCGGTCAACGCCGACGCCGTGGTCAAGAGCTTCGACCGGGCCCGCGGCGAGGGCGCCACCGATCAGATCAGGGCCCAGTGGGCCGCGGTCGAGAGCGTCGAGGCGACGGGGGACCACACCGTCGAGGTGAAGCTGAGCACCCCGTCGAACATGTGGCTCTACAACATCACCGGGCCCGCGGGGCTGATCAGCGATCCCACCGCTACCGGCGATCTCAACGCGACCCCGGCCGGGTCCGGGCCGTACAAGTTCAAGCGGTGGGACCAGGGCTCGCTGGTGCAGCTCGAGGCGAACTCCGGGTACTGGGGCACCCCCGCCAGGTTCAGCCCTGTGAACTTCCGCTTCTACACGGACCCCAACACGATGACCACGGCGATGCTCTCGGGGCAGCTCGACATCATCTCGAACCTGACCACCCCGCAGGCCATCGACCAGTTCAGCGACACCTCTAAGTACACCATCCACGAGGGAACCACACAGGGCGAGGTCGTGCTCGGCTTCAACCACGCGACCCCGGCGCTGGCCGACCTGTTGGTGCGCCAGGCCATCAACCACGCCATCGACCGCGAGGCCCTCGTGAAGTCGGCCTGGGGTGGAAAGGGCCAACTGATCGGCTCCATGGTCCCGCCTACCGATCCCTGGTACGAGGACCTGTCCCAGGCGTATCCGTTCGACCAGGCGAAGGCCAAGCAGCTGCTGTCCGAGGCGGGCAAGGCGAGCGGGCTGAACCTACGGCTGCGCGTCCCCAACCTTCCCTACGCGACGGCGTCCGCCCGGGTCATCGCGGCCCAGCTCGCGGAGGTCGGGATCACCGCGAAGGTCGAGGAACTGGAGTTCCCCACCTGGCTCGACCAGGTCTACGCGAAGCACGACTATGACATGACGATCGTCGCCCACGTGGAGCCGCGCGACATCGTCGCGTTCGGCGTGGAGGGCAACTACTGGGGCTTCAACAACCCTGAGTTCAACGCGCTGCTCGCCTCTGCGGACGAGGGCACACAAGAGGAGCAGGTGAGCGACCTGAAGGCCGCGGCGAGGCTGCTGTCCGACCAGGCAGCCGCCGACTGGCTCTTCCTGCTGCCCAACATCATCGTGACCACCCCGGAGATCTCCGGGGTGCAGGAGAACGCGACCAGCCTG